In Calderihabitans maritimus, one DNA window encodes the following:
- a CDS encoding aminotransferase class IV, translating into MEEVICLNGSLLPRSRAKISVKDRGFLYGEGLFETLHVYNNKAVLLEDHLARLLKSAQYLNLSLPCSRKELVKLVENTIEVNRGSEGILRIILSGGCEKPQLLITYQHGLPYRQENYRKGISAVISSIRRNPYSPVTKIKSLSFLDNILAREEARQQGALEGIMLNVNGFVAEGTMSNFFLVKQEQVITPDLNSGILPGITRATVLRLAAALGLPVEERQVELGEIFEADECFLTNALMGVMPLVEVNGRKVGNGDAPGKITSLLLQQYRDKILS; encoded by the coding sequence ATGGAAGAGGTTATTTGTTTAAACGGTTCATTATTGCCCCGGAGCAGAGCAAAAATCTCCGTGAAGGATCGAGGGTTTCTTTACGGCGAGGGTTTGTTCGAGACGCTTCATGTTTACAATAATAAAGCGGTCTTACTGGAAGACCACCTGGCCCGGCTTTTAAAGTCGGCCCAATACTTAAATTTAAGCCTTCCCTGTTCCAGAAAGGAATTAGTTAAATTAGTAGAGAATACGATAGAAGTTAACCGAGGCAGCGAAGGAATACTACGTATAATCCTGTCCGGCGGTTGCGAAAAGCCACAACTTTTAATTACCTACCAGCACGGACTACCTTACAGGCAGGAAAATTACCGGAAAGGTATTTCTGCCGTTATAAGTTCCATTCGCCGCAACCCTTATTCGCCGGTTACCAAAATAAAATCCCTGAGTTTTCTAGACAATATTTTGGCGAGAGAGGAAGCGCGTCAACAGGGCGCCCTGGAAGGGATTATGCTCAACGTAAACGGATTTGTAGCCGAAGGTACCATGAGCAATTTTTTCCTAGTCAAGCAGGAACAGGTTATAACTCCCGACCTGAATAGCGGAATTCTACCGGGAATAACTCGGGCGACGGTGTTAAGGCTGGCTGCTGCGCTGGGCCTCCCGGTTGAGGAGAGGCAGGTAGAACTCGGGGAGATTTTTGAGGCCGATGAGTGTTTTTTAACCAATGCCCTGATGGGAGTTATGCCTTTGGTTGAAGTTAATGGCAGGAAAGTAGGTA